A window of Bacteroidales bacterium contains these coding sequences:
- a CDS encoding helix-turn-helix transcriptional regulator has product MPGKLKSFGEAVRDFRERKGLLLRQVASELEVDMSFLSKMERNEKKASRLQVEKLAKTLDVDQSELMTLWLSDRLMDTLNEESEAYNALKLTEKRIRKK; this is encoded by the coding sequence ATGCCAGGCAAGTTAAAATCATTCGGTGAAGCAGTGCGTGATTTCAGAGAACGCAAAGGTCTGCTCCTACGTCAAGTTGCTTCGGAACTTGAAGTGGACATGTCTTTTCTGAGTAAAATGGAAAGGAATGAAAAAAAAGCCAGCAGATTGCAGGTTGAGAAATTGGCAAAGACACTTGATGTTGACCAAAGTGAATTAATGACCTTATGGTTGTCCGATAGGTTAATGGATACATTGAATGAAGAAAGTGAAGCTTACAATGCACTTAAATTAACTGAGAAAAGAATTAGGAAGAAATGA
- a CDS encoding RNA-directed DNA polymerase, with protein sequence MKKKKYIKFKKERVILSDILPFEVPVTFTNRHLYSYLLSCKIKLEGEKISINKNNSSANQEIVKLLFGINSSKPFADGKVNFKEDERDSIPFGYKIVHNENDFRELTIIHPKNQLAVIEFYDKYRDLILYYSSISPFSIRKPYRIAKYTYFKDQLHLEKLAELTDEIVEQNDLEYENLKTFFVYKKYSNIHKFYESYQYHRCEKKFNRLFKFDISKCFDSIYTHSITWALLDKKVVKKNLNDSKKTFGNVFDNLMQKLNYNETNGIVIGPEFSRVFAELILQKIDDNAKRELEKEKLFSKKDFEIFRYVDDYFVFYNEEPAKEKILTAFRLGLREFKLYLNEAKTQHYNKPIITEITIAKQKIIDLLNDSLSYHLEEIFVKEEGIEEPVIKHKGKIYIDSNKLITKFKTIIFESKIDYKDILNFTFAIIERKLRSLIKSYFKIIREKNTEKEFIKSLLELFDFVFFLYLVSPRVNTTIKLCRVLRLATTTLNLKDKFSIDFKHLVFKKIYDNIIFTLHKNKSVKHTQVETLYLLIAIGELGNKYWLTEDVLTSYLGIKKDTDVFSCESELNYFTIVVSLFYMKDKVRYKNLRSFVLEKAVEKFESVDYDFRIKKAELILLLFDLIAYSYIDIRAIKRKLLNLYKVTDATLQDDIIKARSNWFTTWTDFDFGKELDAKQSQEVY encoded by the coding sequence ATAAAGAAGAAAAAATATATAAAATTCAAAAAAGAAAGAGTTATTCTTTCTGATATTTTGCCATTTGAAGTGCCAGTAACATTTACAAACAGGCATTTGTATTCTTACTTGTTGTCTTGTAAAATCAAATTAGAAGGGGAAAAAATTAGCATTAATAAAAATAACTCTTCAGCCAACCAAGAAATTGTAAAACTATTGTTTGGAATAAATTCATCCAAACCTTTTGCAGATGGCAAAGTAAATTTCAAAGAAGATGAAAGAGATTCTATTCCCTTCGGTTACAAAATAGTTCACAACGAAAATGATTTCCGTGAACTTACAATTATTCATCCCAAAAACCAACTCGCAGTAATTGAGTTTTATGACAAATACAGGGATTTAATTCTCTATTACAGTAGTATCAGCCCTTTCTCAATTAGAAAACCTTATCGCATTGCGAAATACACTTACTTCAAAGACCAACTTCATTTAGAAAAACTTGCAGAGCTGACAGATGAAATAGTCGAGCAGAATGATTTGGAATATGAAAACCTAAAAACATTTTTTGTCTATAAAAAATACAGCAACATTCATAAGTTTTACGAATCGTATCAGTATCACCGTTGCGAAAAGAAATTTAACCGACTTTTTAAATTCGATATTTCAAAATGCTTTGATAGTATTTACACCCACTCCATTACTTGGGCTTTGCTTGACAAAAAAGTTGTGAAAAAGAATTTGAATGACTCCAAAAAAACTTTCGGAAATGTATTTGATAATTTGATGCAAAAACTCAATTACAACGAAACTAATGGAATTGTAATTGGACCCGAATTTTCAAGAGTATTTGCTGAATTGATTTTGCAAAAGATTGATGATAACGCTAAGAGAGAACTTGAAAAAGAAAAACTGTTTTCCAAAAAGGACTTTGAGATATTCAGATATGTTGACGACTACTTTGTATTTTACAATGAAGAACCAGCTAAAGAAAAAATCCTTACTGCTTTTAGGTTAGGTTTACGAGAATTCAAACTTTACTTGAATGAGGCAAAGACACAGCATTACAACAAGCCCATTATTACTGAGATCACAATTGCCAAGCAAAAAATAATTGACCTTCTGAATGATTCACTTTCGTATCATCTCGAGGAAATATTTGTAAAAGAGGAAGGAATTGAAGAGCCAGTAATAAAGCACAAAGGGAAAATCTACATTGATTCAAACAAACTCATTACAAAATTCAAAACCATAATCTTTGAATCAAAAATTGATTACAAAGATATTTTGAATTTCACTTTCGCAATCATTGAACGCAAACTTCGTTCGCTGATAAAGTCCTACTTCAAAATTATCCGTGAAAAGAATACCGAGAAGGAATTCATTAAATCCTTGCTTGAATTATTTGACTTTGTTTTCTTTTTGTATTTAGTTTCCCCAAGAGTAAATACAACGATTAAACTTTGTAGAGTTTTAAGGTTAGCAACAACAACTCTCAATTTAAAAGACAAATTTAGCATTGACTTCAAGCATCTTGTTTTCAAGAAAATTTACGACAACATAATTTTCACACTACACAAAAATAAATCAGTTAAGCATACACAAGTAGAAACACTTTATTTGCTTATTGCTATAGGAGAATTGGGAAACAAATATTGGCTAACAGAGGATGTTCTTACAAGTTATTTGGGAATAAAAAAGGACACAGATGTTTTTAGTTGCGAATCAGAATTAAACTATTTCACTATTGTTGTTTCACTTTTTTACATGAAAGACAAGGTGAGATATAAAAACCTTCGTTCCTTTGTGCTTGAAAAAGCAGTTGAGAAATTTGAAAGCGTTGATTACGATTTCAGAATAAAAAAAGCCGAACTGATTTTATTGCTCTTTGATTTAATAGCATACTCTTATATAGACATAAGAGCGATAAAAAGGAAACTATTGAATTTGTATAAAGTTACAGATGCGACACTTCAAGACGACATCATTAAAGCCAGAAGTAATTGGTTTACTACATGGACAGATTTCGATTTTGGAAAAGAACTGGATGCTAAACAAAGTCAAGAAGTTTATTAA